A genomic stretch from Hydrogenimonas urashimensis includes:
- the recG gene encoding ATP-dependent DNA helicase RecG, translating to MKKEDEPLRGQSLKKTKSPFSEKLEKAGFSSLLDLAIHTPVSYLDTRLSAAILPGEIHTIEAEVISVARPSKRLVATVRTPITDRPIDVTIFHPKPWHAALYTPGMRHCLQGKIELFGMKLQMVNPKKVSKTGEIVPQYKCKLRQDIHRRLVESLVTVANLTQEGLDEARAEMIVRAHRPDARWLRLYRKHGGFGPRTVEALKFAEALDHFRRLRGKRVRFPAMASLKGSIEPFVKRLPFELTEGQKRAIGDIREDLKSETAARRMIVGDVGSGKTMVILAAAMTAFPQRSILMAPTSILARQLYEEARRWLPDRVNVALVTQSREEGDPQNAHFLIGTHALLYRELPKAPLVMVDEQHRFGTEQRKRLELLAGMEQGESPSHLPTSPRPHYLQFSATPIPRTQAMMDSALVDVSLIEGTPYEKEVVTEIVGKKGFAAMLEHIRRETGEGRQVLVVYPLVEESEHIGYRSIEEGEHFWKRRFEGVYVTHGRDKHKDEVLQDFAERGRILLATTVIEVGISLPRLSTIVIVGAERMGLATLHQLRGRVSRTGLKGYCFLFTYDENNERLAAFAKTTNGFEIARLDLKFRKSGDLLDGKAQSGKAFRWLDVAEDEEIVKAAIKKAEGEGDSFL from the coding sequence GTGAAAAAAGAGGATGAACCGCTTCGCGGGCAATCTTTGAAAAAAACGAAGAGCCCCTTTTCGGAAAAACTCGAAAAAGCCGGTTTCTCCTCGCTTCTGGACCTGGCTATCCATACGCCCGTCTCCTACCTCGACACGAGGCTTTCTGCTGCCATCTTGCCGGGAGAGATCCATACCATCGAAGCTGAGGTGATTTCTGTCGCCAGGCCTTCGAAACGGCTGGTGGCGACGGTTCGCACACCAATCACCGACCGTCCCATCGACGTGACAATTTTCCACCCCAAACCGTGGCACGCCGCTTTGTACACGCCGGGCATGCGCCATTGCCTGCAGGGAAAGATCGAGCTTTTCGGCATGAAACTGCAGATGGTCAACCCCAAAAAGGTGTCGAAAACGGGCGAGATCGTCCCGCAGTACAAGTGCAAACTCCGGCAGGACATCCACCGACGACTCGTCGAATCGCTGGTGACGGTGGCCAATCTCACGCAAGAGGGGCTCGATGAGGCGCGTGCCGAAATGATCGTGCGCGCCCACCGGCCCGACGCGAGATGGCTGCGCCTCTACAGAAAACACGGGGGGTTCGGACCCCGGACCGTTGAGGCTCTCAAATTCGCGGAAGCCCTCGATCATTTCAGGCGACTGCGCGGCAAGCGGGTCAGATTTCCTGCCATGGCTTCCCTGAAGGGGTCCATCGAACCCTTCGTCAAAAGGCTTCCCTTTGAACTCACCGAAGGGCAGAAGAGGGCGATAGGCGACATTCGCGAGGATTTGAAAAGCGAAACGGCGGCACGCCGGATGATTGTCGGCGATGTCGGCTCGGGCAAAACGATGGTGATACTCGCCGCCGCCATGACGGCATTTCCACAACGTTCGATCCTCATGGCGCCCACCTCGATTCTCGCCCGGCAGCTTTATGAAGAGGCGCGCCGTTGGCTTCCTGACCGGGTCAATGTCGCCCTGGTGACCCAGAGCAGGGAAGAGGGCGACCCCCAAAACGCCCATTTTCTTATCGGGACCCATGCGCTGCTCTACCGCGAACTGCCCAAAGCGCCGCTGGTTATGGTGGACGAGCAGCACCGCTTCGGGACCGAACAGCGCAAGCGGCTGGAGCTTCTGGCGGGGATGGAGCAAGGGGAATCGCCATCCCACCTTCCCACTTCCCCCCGTCCCCATTACCTTCAGTTCTCCGCCACCCCCATCCCACGCACCCAGGCGATGATGGATTCGGCGCTTGTGGATGTCTCGCTCATCGAGGGGACACCCTACGAAAAGGAGGTTGTAACCGAAATCGTGGGCAAAAAAGGTTTTGCCGCGATGCTCGAACATATCCGCAGGGAGACCGGGGAGGGGAGGCAGGTGCTGGTGGTCTACCCGCTGGTGGAGGAGAGCGAACATATCGGCTACCGCTCCATCGAAGAGGGCGAACATTTCTGGAAAAGGCGTTTTGAAGGTGTCTACGTCACCCACGGGAGGGACAAACACAAGGACGAAGTGCTGCAAGACTTTGCCGAAAGGGGCAGGATTCTGCTGGCGACGACGGTCATCGAAGTGGGTATCTCGCTTCCAAGACTCTCCACCATCGTCATCGTCGGCGCCGAGCGCATGGGGCTTGCGACATTGCATCAGCTCAGAGGGCGCGTCAGCCGCACGGGACTCAAAGGGTACTGCTTTCTCTTCACCTACGATGAAAACAATGAACGGCTCGCCGCTTTCGCCAAAACGACGAACGGGTTTGAAATCGCGCGGCTCGACCTGAAATTCCGAAAATCGGGGGACCTTCTTGACGGCAAAGCCCAAAGCGGCAAAGCGTTCCGGTGGCTTGACGTGGCCGAAGATGAAGAGATCGTCAAGGCGGCGATAAAAAAGGCGGAGGGAGAGGGCGACAGCTTCCTATAA
- a CDS encoding nucleotidyltransferase domain-containing protein yields the protein MRLKPWEVDAIKACLKESFGERARVYLFGSRVDDAKRGGDIDLYIVAEPLPEDWWEKRGKFWICMQKRLGEQKIDIVVARHPEERIEQVAMRDGILL from the coding sequence GTGAGGCTCAAACCCTGGGAAGTCGACGCCATCAAAGCATGCCTGAAAGAGAGTTTCGGAGAGAGGGCGCGAGTCTATCTTTTCGGCAGTCGGGTCGACGATGCCAAACGGGGAGGGGATATCGATCTGTATATCGTGGCCGAACCGTTGCCTGAGGATTGGTGGGAAAAACGTGGAAAATTTTGGATATGTATGCAAAAACGGCTGGGAGAGCAGAAGATCGATATCGTCGTTGCGCGACATCCGGAAGAGCGCATCGAGCAGGTGGCGATGCGGGATGGGATATTGTTGTAA
- a CDS encoding M16 family metallopeptidase, protein MKKLFAILLIVQGVLMSAVLDKVEINGIEVPLIFEEERLLPIASMQVVFRYSGSLADGEHPGLAKFSARMMNEGTKSLGATGFAKALEERAISLSAHAGTETFVFELGSLKEEFDQGTRLFAKLLKEPNLTQESFKKVQTTTIGSLMRKESDYDYQASLLLKRSLFEGTPLARPADGTVENLKALRLKDVEKFLKEHLVLRRAIVVVGGSMTMEEAKSYARKALEALPSGDVEPLPYFTASDKAETVVQTKPTEQAYIYFGAPFGLRVDDPESYKARVAAFILGSSGFGSRLMEEVRVKRGLAYSAYGRIALNKSSSYFSGYLQTKLESQEEAVKVVKEVIEEFVAKGATQQELDDAKMFLLGSEPLRNETLSQRLGRAFDEYYKGLGLGYFKKQLELIEALKLDDLNSFIKAHPEILKLTFAIITNENETENRK, encoded by the coding sequence ATGAAAAAATTATTCGCGATTTTGTTGATCGTGCAAGGAGTGTTGATGAGTGCGGTTTTGGACAAGGTTGAGATAAACGGGATCGAAGTGCCGCTGATTTTCGAGGAAGAGAGGCTGCTGCCCATCGCGTCGATGCAGGTGGTGTTCCGCTACAGCGGTTCTCTGGCCGACGGGGAACATCCGGGGCTGGCGAAATTTTCTGCCCGGATGATGAACGAAGGGACAAAGAGCCTGGGGGCGACCGGTTTTGCCAAAGCCCTCGAGGAGCGTGCTATCAGCCTGAGCGCCCACGCGGGAACGGAGACGTTCGTTTTCGAACTGGGCAGCCTCAAAGAGGAGTTCGACCAGGGCACCCGCCTTTTCGCGAAGCTGCTGAAAGAGCCGAACCTGACGCAAGAGAGTTTCAAAAAGGTGCAGACCACGACGATCGGCTCCCTGATGCGCAAAGAGAGCGATTACGACTACCAGGCGAGCCTTCTTCTGAAGCGCTCGCTTTTTGAGGGTACGCCGCTGGCAAGACCCGCGGACGGCACCGTGGAGAATCTCAAAGCGCTGCGGTTGAAAGATGTCGAAAAGTTTCTAAAAGAGCATCTGGTGCTGCGGCGGGCGATCGTCGTCGTGGGCGGGTCGATGACGATGGAAGAGGCGAAATCGTATGCCAGGAAAGCCCTTGAAGCGCTCCCGTCCGGCGATGTGGAGCCGCTTCCCTATTTCACGGCCAGCGACAAGGCCGAAACGGTGGTGCAGACGAAGCCCACGGAGCAGGCCTACATCTACTTCGGCGCCCCTTTCGGGCTGCGCGTCGACGACCCCGAGAGCTACAAGGCGCGGGTCGCCGCCTTCATCCTCGGCAGCAGCGGGTTCGGCAGCCGTCTGATGGAGGAGGTGCGTGTCAAACGCGGGCTCGCCTACAGCGCCTACGGCCGTATCGCGCTGAACAAGAGCAGCAGCTACTTCAGCGGCTATCTGCAGACCAAACTCGAAAGCCAGGAGGAGGCGGTGAAGGTGGTCAAAGAGGTGATCGAGGAGTTCGTCGCCAAAGGGGCGACGCAGCAGGAGCTCGACGATGCCAAGATGTTCCTTTTAGGCAGCGAACCGCTTCGCAACGAAACCCTCTCGCAGCGTCTGGGGCGCGCTTTCGACGAGTACTACAAGGGGCTTGGGCTTGGCTACTTTAAAAAACAGCTCGAACTGATCGAGGCGCTGAAACTTGATGATTTGAACAGCTTCATCAAGGCGCATCCGGAGATACTGAAGCTTACCTTCGCCATCATCACGAACGAGAACGAAACCGAAAACAGAAAGTGA